One Lampris incognitus isolate fLamInc1 chromosome 18, fLamInc1.hap2, whole genome shotgun sequence genomic region harbors:
- the LOC130128957 gene encoding nucleolar protein dao-5-like isoform X2 — MSMVDDPSDDDIPLSNFLEKRQRDDTHQSENTQHWTLDSDESSGKDKSDKESCDDNDDDVPLVEFLKKSQGDQQQCQKTKCSALTSNTSLAKENDDGVSSDDEPLNELSNRVKTRPPTEVPLMLSRTRTKRSKNSAPEKLEPSSDSSNEPLIKTNTRKSLSDKKVSSNGRKTKPKDDVPMVKLIDKQHKPVKKMPVSRTTTTKRKRQDRKDGSSDGSSDDDVPLAKLFTKHDEPAKKTPVSRSIPARRKKQAITDESSDDEPLTDLGKTKLQRGARNATTPKRKRANASPKKAITPARASPKKQSRKQTVSNRTMDESSIDSSDVEPLIKITKHPQVTKFLRVALERCDEELPVTDEVVKSGSNHPKA, encoded by the exons ATGAGTATGGTAGATGATCCATCAG ATGATGACATACCTCTGTCCAACTTTCTGGAGAAGCGACAGAGGGATGAcacacaccagagtgaaaacacacagcactggacactcGACTCTGATGAAAGTTCTGGAAAAGACAAAAGTG ACAAGGAAAGCTGTGACGATAACGATGACGATGTTCCTTTGGTAGAGTTCCTGAAAAAGTCACAGGGTGACCAACAGCAGTGTCAAAAGACAAAGTGTTCAGCTCTCACTTCTAACACCTCTTTGGCAAAGGAGAATG ATGATGGCGTTAGCTCGGACGATGAGCCTTTGAATGAACTCTCCAACAGAGTGAAGACACGGCCACCGACGGAGGTGCCTCTCATGCTGTCCAGAACAAGAACTAAGAGAAGCAAAAATAGTGCTCCAGAGAAACTGG AGCCTTCCAGTGACAGCTCCAATGAGCCATTGATAAAAACAAATACAAGGAAGAGCCTTTCTGATAAAAAGGTTTCATCCAACGGGaggaaaacaaaaccaaaag ATGATGTTCCCATGGTAAAGCTTATTGACAAGCAGCATAAACCTGTAAAGAAGATGCCGGTGTCGAGAACTACTACAACCAAAAGGAAGAGACAAG ATCGAAAGGATGGCAGCTCAGATGGCAGTTCAGATGATGACGTGCCCTTGGCAAAGCTTTTTACAAAGCACGATGAACCTGCAAAGAAAACACCGGTGTCAAGAAGCATTCCAGCCAGAAGGAAGAAACAGG CGATAACTGATGAAAGCTCAGATGATGAACCTTTGACCGACCTCGGGAAAACAAAGCTGCAAAGAGGTGCAAGAAATGCAACAACCCCGAAGAGGAAGAGGGCCAATGCTTCTCCGAAGAAGGCCATCACTCCTGCCAGAGCGTCACCTAAGAAACAGTCAAGAAAGCAGACTGTGTCAAATCGCACCATGGATG AGTCATCAATTGACAGCTCTGACGTTGAGCCGCTGATCAAGATTACAAAACATCCCCAAGTGACCAAATTCCTGAGAGTGGCGCTGGAGAGATGCGATGAAG AGTTGCCCGTCACTGACGAGGTTGTCAAGTCAGGGTCAAACCACCCTAAGGCATAG
- the LOC130128957 gene encoding nucleolar protein dao-5-like isoform X1, translating into MSMVDDPSDDDIPLSNFLEKRQRDDTHQSENTQHWTLDSDESSGKDKSDKESCDDNDDDVPLVEFLKKSQGDQQQCQKTKCSALTSNTSLAKENDDGVSSDDEPLNELSNRVKTRPPTEVPLMLSRTRTKRSKNSAPEKLEPSSDSSNEPLIKTNTRKSLSDKKVSSNGRKTKPKDDVPMVKLIDKQHKPVKKMPVSRTTTTKRKRQDRKDGSSDGSSDDDVPLAKLFTKHDEPAKKTPVSRSIPARRKKQAITDESSDDEPLTDLGKTKLQRGARNATTPKRKRANASPKKAITPARASPKKQSRKQTVSNRTMDESSIDSSDVEPLIKITKHPQVTKFLRVALERCDEAELPVTDEVVKSGSNHPKA; encoded by the exons ATGAGTATGGTAGATGATCCATCAG ATGATGACATACCTCTGTCCAACTTTCTGGAGAAGCGACAGAGGGATGAcacacaccagagtgaaaacacacagcactggacactcGACTCTGATGAAAGTTCTGGAAAAGACAAAAGTG ACAAGGAAAGCTGTGACGATAACGATGACGATGTTCCTTTGGTAGAGTTCCTGAAAAAGTCACAGGGTGACCAACAGCAGTGTCAAAAGACAAAGTGTTCAGCTCTCACTTCTAACACCTCTTTGGCAAAGGAGAATG ATGATGGCGTTAGCTCGGACGATGAGCCTTTGAATGAACTCTCCAACAGAGTGAAGACACGGCCACCGACGGAGGTGCCTCTCATGCTGTCCAGAACAAGAACTAAGAGAAGCAAAAATAGTGCTCCAGAGAAACTGG AGCCTTCCAGTGACAGCTCCAATGAGCCATTGATAAAAACAAATACAAGGAAGAGCCTTTCTGATAAAAAGGTTTCATCCAACGGGaggaaaacaaaaccaaaag ATGATGTTCCCATGGTAAAGCTTATTGACAAGCAGCATAAACCTGTAAAGAAGATGCCGGTGTCGAGAACTACTACAACCAAAAGGAAGAGACAAG ATCGAAAGGATGGCAGCTCAGATGGCAGTTCAGATGATGACGTGCCCTTGGCAAAGCTTTTTACAAAGCACGATGAACCTGCAAAGAAAACACCGGTGTCAAGAAGCATTCCAGCCAGAAGGAAGAAACAGG CGATAACTGATGAAAGCTCAGATGATGAACCTTTGACCGACCTCGGGAAAACAAAGCTGCAAAGAGGTGCAAGAAATGCAACAACCCCGAAGAGGAAGAGGGCCAATGCTTCTCCGAAGAAGGCCATCACTCCTGCCAGAGCGTCACCTAAGAAACAGTCAAGAAAGCAGACTGTGTCAAATCGCACCATGGATG AGTCATCAATTGACAGCTCTGACGTTGAGCCGCTGATCAAGATTACAAAACATCCCCAAGTGACCAAATTCCTGAGAGTGGCGCTGGAGAGATGCGATGAAG CAGAGTTGCCCGTCACTGACGAGGTTGTCAAGTCAGGGTCAAACCACCCTAAGGCATAG
- the vps28 gene encoding vacuolar protein sorting-associated protein 28 homolog isoform X2, with amino-acid sequence MELQEEWGEPQPTNLSYMRYDNMAELFAVVKTLQALEKAYIKDCVTPNEYTASCSRLLVQYKAAFKQVQGSDVGSIDDFCRKYRLDCPLAMERIKEDRPITIKDDKGNLNRCIADIVSLFITVMDKLRLEIRAMDEIQPDLRELMETMNRISNMPPDNEAKDKVSRWLTTLSSMSASDELDDSQVRQMLFDLESAYNAFNRFLHSS; translated from the exons ATGGAATTACAGGAGGAATGGGGGGAG CCCCAGCCAACAAACCTGAGTTATATGAG GTATGACAACATGGCAGAGTTGTTTGCTGTAGTCAAAACTCTTCAGGCCCTTGAGAAAGCTTACATCAAAGACTGCGTCACACCTAATGA GTACACTGCTTCCTGCTCCAGACTTCTGGTTCAGTATAAAGCTGCGTTCAAACAGGTGCAGGGCTCTGATGTGGGCTCAATTGATGACTTTTGCAGGAAGTACAGG CTGGACTGCCCACTAGCCATGGAGAGAATCAAGGAGGATCGACCAATCACCATCAAGGATGACAAGGGCAACCTGAACCGCTGCATTGCAGATATAGTTTCG CTTTTTATCACTGTGATGGACAAACTGAGACTTGAGATCAGAGCCATGGATGAG ATACAACCAGACCTGAGAGAGCTGATGGAGACCATGAACAGAATAAGTAACATGCCGCCAGACAACGAGGCTAAGGACAAAGTCAGCCGTTG GCTGACCACCCTCAGCAGCATGTCGGCCTCAGATGAGCTTGATGACTCTCAAGTGCGCCAGATGTTGTTTGACCTGGAGTCAGCCTACAATGCCTTCAACCGCTTCCTTCACTCCTCCTaa
- the vps28 gene encoding vacuolar protein sorting-associated protein 28 homolog isoform X1 produces MFHGITGGMGGAPANKPELYEEVKLYKNAREREKYDNMAELFAVVKTLQALEKAYIKDCVTPNEYTASCSRLLVQYKAAFKQVQGSDVGSIDDFCRKYRLDCPLAMERIKEDRPITIKDDKGNLNRCIADIVSLFITVMDKLRLEIRAMDEIQPDLRELMETMNRISNMPPDNEAKDKVSRWLTTLSSMSASDELDDSQVRQMLFDLESAYNAFNRFLHSS; encoded by the exons ATGTTTCATGGAATTACAGGAGGAATGGGGGGAG CCCCAGCCAACAAACCTGAGTTATATGAG GAGGTGAAATTATACAAAAATGCAAGAGAACGAGAAAA GTATGACAACATGGCAGAGTTGTTTGCTGTAGTCAAAACTCTTCAGGCCCTTGAGAAAGCTTACATCAAAGACTGCGTCACACCTAATGA GTACACTGCTTCCTGCTCCAGACTTCTGGTTCAGTATAAAGCTGCGTTCAAACAGGTGCAGGGCTCTGATGTGGGCTCAATTGATGACTTTTGCAGGAAGTACAGG CTGGACTGCCCACTAGCCATGGAGAGAATCAAGGAGGATCGACCAATCACCATCAAGGATGACAAGGGCAACCTGAACCGCTGCATTGCAGATATAGTTTCG CTTTTTATCACTGTGATGGACAAACTGAGACTTGAGATCAGAGCCATGGATGAG ATACAACCAGACCTGAGAGAGCTGATGGAGACCATGAACAGAATAAGTAACATGCCGCCAGACAACGAGGCTAAGGACAAAGTCAGCCGTTG GCTGACCACCCTCAGCAGCATGTCGGCCTCAGATGAGCTTGATGACTCTCAAGTGCGCCAGATGTTGTTTGACCTGGAGTCAGCCTACAATGCCTTCAACCGCTTCCTTCACTCCTCCTaa